In Vigna unguiculata cultivar IT97K-499-35 chromosome 3, ASM411807v1, whole genome shotgun sequence, a single genomic region encodes these proteins:
- the LOC114179035 gene encoding probable pectate lyase 5 has translation MGVIGNVTWEVPPSFGACLTDKTAQLVSCKTRNHEAPGSYMFSLITPFSPSSIPLYTPSNYVLSPHTSPNQHMATTTSTSLLFLLFSLLTPSLISSSPVQNPELVAQEVNRKINASVARRNLGYLSCGTGNPIDDCWRCDPNWEKNRQRLADCAIGFGKNAIGGKNGKIYVVTDSSDDDAVTPKPGTLRYAVIQEEPLWIIFARDMVIKLKEELIMNSFKTIDGRGASVHIAGGPCITIQYVTNVIIHGINIHDCKQGGNAMVRDSPRHYGWRTVSDGDGVSIFGGSHVWVDHCSLSNCNDGLIDAIHGSTAITISNNYMTHHDKVMLLGHSDAYTQDKNMQVTIAFNHFGEGLVQRMPRCRHGYFHVVNNDYTHWEMYAIGGSANPTINSQGNRFVAPDDRFSKEVTKHEDAPESEWKGWNWRSEGDLLVNGAFFTASGAGASSSYARASSLSARPSSLVGSITTTAGALNCRKGSRC, from the exons ATGGGGGTAATAGGTAATGTTACTTGGGAGGTTCCCCCATCATTTGGGGCTTGCTTAACGGACAAAACTGCCCAACTGGTATCCTGTAAAACCAGAAATCACGAAGCACCTGGGTCCTACATGTTCAGTTTAATCACGCCATTCAGCCCGTCTTCCATTCCTTTATATACACCCTCCAACTACGTACTTTCTCCTCACACTTCACCAAATCaacacatggccaccaccacctccacctctctcctcttcctcctcttctCTCTCCTCACCCCCTCTCTCATTTCTTCTTCCCCCGTTCAGAACCCTGAATTGGTCGCCCAAGAAGTTAACAG GAAAATCAATGCCTCTGTAGCCAGGAGGAATTTGGGTTACCTGTCATGTGGGACAGGTAACCCAATAGACGACTGTTGGAGGTGTGACCCCAACTGGGAGAAGAACAGGCAGAGGCTGGCGGATTGTGCAATTGGGTTTGGGAAAAACGCGATTGGAGGAAAGAACGGGAAAATCTACGTGGTGACGGATTCCAGCGACGATGACGCGGTGACGCCTAAGCCGGGGACGCTCCGTTACGCGGTGATTCAGGAGGAGCCTCTCTGGATCATATTCGCCAGGGACATGGTGATTAAGCTGAAGGAGGAGCTTATCATGAACTCCTTCAAGACCATCGACGGAAGAGGCGCTAGCGTGCACATTGCGGGTGGGCCATGCATTACGATACAGTATGTGACCAATGTTATAATCCACGGGATAAATATCCATGACTGTAAGCAGGGGGGGAATGCTATGGTGCGGGACTCCCCACGCCACTACGGGTGGAGGACCGTATCCGACGGTGATGGCGTCTCCATCTTCGGCGGAAGCCACGTATGGGTTGACCACTGCTCCTTGTCTAACTGCAATGATGGGTTGATCGACGCCATTCACGGGTCTACCGCCATTACCATCTCCAACAATTACATGACTCACCACGATAAAGTGATGCTTTTGGGCCACAGCGACGCCTACACTCAGGACAAGAACATGCAGGTCACAATTGCTTTCAACCACTTTGGGGAAGGTCTGGTTCAGAGGATGCCAAG GTGTAGGCATGGATATTTTCATGTGGTGAACAATGACTACACCCACTGGGAAATGTACGCCATTGGAGGAAGTGCAAACCCAACCATCAATAGTCAAGGCAATAGGTTTGTTGCACCCGATGACAGATTCAGCAAAGAG GTGACAAAGCACGAGGATGCACCAGAGAGCGAATGGAAAGGGTGGAATTGGAGGTCTGAAGGAGACCTATTAGTAAACGGTGCGTTTTTCACAGCATCGGGAGCAGGAGCGTCGTCTAGCTATGCAAGAGCCTCTAGCCTGAGCGCGAGGCCATCTTCACTGGTGGGGTCCATTACGACCACTGCGGGTGCACTCAACTGCAGGAAGGGTTCCCGCTGCTGA